The Serratia rhizosphaerae genome has a segment encoding these proteins:
- a CDS encoding chromate transporter, translated as MIPLLIALAVIFSELSLMAFGGGITILPEMQRQVVEVHQWMSAQEFSALFAMAQAAPGPNMMVVPLIGWQVAGWPGLLVSSLAKFVPSSLVTLLVMQGWKRFKDRPWRRYVQAGLVPVTVGLVAASGALIAEASAGSWRLALLIGVATLLGMSKRLHPLWVLAGGALLGLLMA; from the coding sequence ATGATTCCGCTGCTGATCGCATTGGCGGTCATCTTTAGTGAACTGTCTCTGATGGCGTTCGGCGGCGGTATCACCATTCTGCCGGAGATGCAGCGGCAGGTGGTTGAGGTGCATCAGTGGATGAGTGCGCAAGAGTTCAGCGCGCTGTTCGCCATGGCGCAGGCGGCGCCGGGGCCGAATATGATGGTGGTGCCGCTGATTGGCTGGCAGGTCGCCGGCTGGCCGGGGCTGCTGGTGTCATCGCTGGCCAAATTTGTGCCGTCGTCGCTGGTGACCCTGCTGGTGATGCAGGGGTGGAAACGCTTTAAGGATCGGCCGTGGCGGCGCTATGTGCAGGCCGGGCTGGTGCCGGTGACGGTGGGGCTGGTCGCCGCCAGCGGCGCGTTGATCGCCGAGGCGTCGGCCGGCAGCTGGCGGCTGGCGCTGCTGATTGGCGTCGCCACGCTGCTCGGCATGAGTAAACGGCTGCATCCGCTGTGGGTGCTGGCCGGCGGCGCGCTGCTGGGGCTGTTGATGGCCTGA